In Malus sylvestris chromosome 15, drMalSylv7.2, whole genome shotgun sequence, a single genomic region encodes these proteins:
- the LOC126603560 gene encoding uncharacterized protein LOC126603560 isoform X4, producing MTLTNVIRKLSAGKLSGHIPYRDSKLTRILQHSLGGNARTAIICTLSPALSHAEQSRNTLFFATQAKEVTNDASVNTVVSDKQLVKHLQKQVAKLEAELYTLYPLRERIQQMEMEMEDLRSERDLARSQADELRHKLEVQSLYPLELPHRSVDNYLSYTGVLPTSFYAKELGDCDTATNARTKHSIRHSATPPFMPRREVLKHEISSEQLSEEPSRALKLEVLYKSKLVIGGFSFQNLAFRCLEDLLRPQINSLLLSTQAKGESNMVVSDKKLVKRLQMEVLRRETEVPTVSREEDLRIQKVLKQLELPHPYVKKLIFCIGVLPATFYAEELGGGDRARNTMIRHSMRLSSFAPFTLNHEILRLEVLLVQLGEGPSRALEIVIQKEVLENHDRARNTMIRHPMRLSSFAPFMLNREILKLEVLLAQLGEGPSRALEIVLQKEVAWQGLENQDAGETFCNLQAEIKETHYTSSRPKEFEVGSLVPVNKNEIPRLHSQGSAIANLEEQFPKVQYFTDKLVSFPCIQLLALRFLEDLFRPREVTGDVLEQIKNEPVKHNIVPLLGCWQEDEAEVDGGFHLEPGTSNAASPDVSAVEYDHISEHVFHVQVEHPADRYEKKAISDEAKELMDCHRETSDSGAFRNGKIDVSVENRDFLGFLCSNGGQLLICNTSNCPFVFHQNFLDSDLICYKKGKYYCPICSYSLAYENRLGEIEEKLSRKAVAFDEVFSGCTDGCTVNEQMNARNENGYGCDCQFDDAQVHNQFVGVEDNEIKEGTEFEVEDENNGGNSVSCRGEGTNEIIRAGSGHPCVSELLELQQDEETAVEENSGENEEDEGGKRVFVEKEDEIENAELMQPESMELPSNTIVLSDTESPLVHKRREDNEIKEGMKFVEVEDENNDVDTVSCRDEGTNEVIRGDSEHPCVSELLELQQDEETAVEENSDKNEEDEGGKKVFAEKEDEIENAELMQPESMEVPLNTIVLSDTESPVVHKRREYNEIKEGMKFEVEDENNDSDSVSCRGEGTNEVIRGDSEHPCVSELLELQQDEETAVEENSDKNEEDEGGKRVFAEKENEIKNAELMQPESLEMPSNTIVLSDTESPVVHKNHEKAPKSFTIVLSDSSESDASDTWSPSMEPEVSDTRPPLLGEIQPKHKGQKTREFGNQPTSSNLPLPRTRRRMRLYWTREEEEKLKELVNSFPTTGKYRCWKKILENGRDVFHKDRTPNDLRNKWGKMRVKGNAEF from the exons ATGACACTTACTAACGTTATCAGAAAGCTCAG TGCTGGAAAATTAAGTGGTCATATACCTTACCGAGACTCAAAGCTCACTCGCATATTGCAACATTCTCTTGGAGGAAACGCTCGCACTGCCATCATATGTACCTTGAGTCCAGCACTGAGCCACGCTGAACAATCTCGAAACACTCTCTTCTTTGCTACACAGGCAAAGGAGGTAACAAATGATGCCAGCGTGAACACG GTTGTATCAGACAAGCAGCTAGTCAAACACTTGCAAAAGCAAGTAGCTAAGCTGGAAGCAGAGCTGTACACCCTTTATCCATTGAGGGAAAGAATTCAGCAG ATGGAAATGGAAATGGAGGATTTGAGAAGCGAAAGAGATTTGGCTCGATCTCAGGCGGATGAGTTACGCCATAAACTTGAGGTTCAG AGTTTATATCCATTGGAATTACCTCATCGCTCTGTGGACAACTATCTCTCCTACACTGGTGTGCTACCAACATCATTTTATGCCAAGGAACTAGGAGATTGTGATACAGCAACAAATGCAAGGACCAAGCACTCCATTAGGCACTCGGCAACTCCTCCTTTCATGCCAAGACGTGAAGTTCTAAAACATGAAATCTCATCAGAGCAACTTTCGGAGGAACCAAGTCGAGCTCTAAAACTAGAAGTGCTTTACAAAAGCAAATTGGTGATTGGAGGATTTAGCTTTCAAAATTTAGCTTTCAGGTGCTTAGAGGATTTATTGCGTCCTCAAATAAACTCTCTCTTACTTTCCACACAGGCAAAGGGTGAATCTAACATG GTTGTTTCGGACAAGAAACTAGTTAAACGTTTGCAAATGGAAGTGCTCAGGCGGGAAACAGAGGTACCCACCGTGTCAAGGGAAGAAGATTTAAGAATTCAGAAG GTTTTAAAACAACTGGAATTACCGCATCCTTATGTAAAGAAACTTATCTTCTGCATCGGTGTGCTACCTGCAACATTTTATGCTGAGGAGCTAGGAGGCGGTGATAGGGCAAGAAATACAATGATCAGGCACTCCATGAGGCTCTCATCATTTGCTCCTTTTACGCTAAACCATGAAATTCTAAGACTTGAAGTCCTGCTGGTGCAACTTGGGGAGGGACCAAGTCGAGCATTGGAAATAGTAATACAGAAGGAGGTACTAGAAAACCATGATAGGGCAAGAAATACAATGATCAGGCACCCCATGAGGCTCTCATCATTTGCTCCTTTCATGCTAAACCGTGAAATTCTTAAACTTGAAGTCTTGCTGGCTCAACTTGGGGAGGGACCAAGTCGGGCTTTGGAAATAGTATTACAAAAGGAGGTAGCCTGGCAGGGACTAGAAAACCAAGATGCAGGTGAAACTTTTTGTAACCTGCAAGCAGAGATAAAAGAAACGCATTATACCAGTTCTCGGccaaaagaatttgaagtaggaAGTCTTGTTCCtgttaataaaaatgaaattcctAGACTTCACTCACAGGGCAGCGCCATTGcaaatcttgaagaacagtttcCAAAGGTGCAGTATTTTACAGACAAATTAGTATCTTTCCCTTGCATTCAATTGTTGGCCTTGAGGTTCTTGGAGGATTTATTTCGTCCTCGTGAGGTTACTGGTGATGTTTTGGAACAAATTAAGAACGAG CCTGTAAAACATAACATAGTTCCGTTGCTCGGATGTTGGCAAGAAGATGAAGCCGAAGTTGATGGTGGCTTTCATCTTGAACCAGGAACATCAAATGCTGCTTCTCCAGATGTATCTGCTGTAGAATATGACCATATCagtgaacatgtttttcatgttcaaGTAGAACATCCTGCAGATAGATATGAGAAGAAGGCTATTTCTGATGAAGCCAAAGAGCTCATGGATTGTCATAGGGAGACAAGTGACAGCGGTGCATTCCGTAATGGGAAGATTGATGTCTCCGTGGAAAATCGTGATTTCTTGGGCTTCCTATGTAGCAATGGTGGTCAGCTGCTGAtttgtaatacaagtaattgcCCTTTCGTATTTCATCAGAACTTCTTGGATTCTGACTTAATATGCTATAAGAAGGGTAAATATTACTGCCCCATCTGTTCATATTCTCTTGCTTATGAGAATAGGCTGGGTGAGAtagaagaaaagttgagcagaAAGGCAGTGGCTTTTGATGAAGTCTTCTCCGGCTGTACTGATGGTTGTACCGTTAATGAACAAATGAATGCGCGAAATGAAAATGGTTATGGTTGTGACTGTCAATTTGACGATGCTCAAGTTCATAACCAATTTGTCGGAGTGGAAGACAATGAGATCAAAGAAGGGACGGAGTTTGAGGTTGAAGATGAGAACAATGGTGGCAACAGTGTCAGTTGTAGAGGTGAAGGCACCAATGAAATAATTAGAGCAGGTTCTGGACACCCATGCGTATCTGAACTGCTTGAGTTGCAACAGGATGAGGAAACTGCTGTCGAAGAAAATTCAGgcgaaaatgaagaagatgaaggtggGAAAAGGGTGTTTGTGGAGAAAGAAGACGAAATTGAGAATGCAGAACTTATGCAACCAGAATCAATGGAATTGCCCTCAAATACCATTGTTCTATCTGACACGGAGTCTCCTTTAGTGCATAAAAGAAGGGAAGACAATGAGATCAAGGAAGGGATGAAGTTTGTTGAGGTTGAAGATGAGAACAATGATGTTGACACTGTCAGTTGTAGAGATGAAGGCACCAATGAAGTAATTAGAGGAGATTCGGAACACCCGTGCGTATCTGAACTGCTTGAGTTGCAACAGGATGAGGAAACTGCTGTCGAAGAAAATTCAgacaaaaatgaagaagatgaaggtgggaaaaaggTGTTTGCGGAGAAAGAAGACGAAATTGAGAATGCAGAACTTATGCAACCAGAATCAATGGAAGTGCCCTTAAATACCATTGTTCTATCTGACACAGAGTCTCCTGTAGTGCATAAAAGAAGGGAATACAATGAGATCAAAGAAGGGATGAAGTTTGAGGTTGAAGATGAGAACAATGATAGTGACAGTGTCAGTTGTAGAGGTGAAGGCACCAATGAAGTAATTAGAGGAGATTCGGAACACCCGTGCGTATCTGAACTGCTTGAGTTGCAACAGGATGAGGAAACTGCTGTTGAAGAAAATTCAgacaaaaatgaagaagatgaaggtggGAAAAGGGTGTTTGCGGAGAAAGAAAACGAAATTAAGAATGCAGAACTTATGCAACCAGAATCTCTGGAAATGCCCTCAAATACCATTGTTCTATCTGACACAGAGTCTCCTGTAGTGCATAAAAACCACGAAAAAGCGCCAAAGAGTTTTACCATCGTTCTGTCTGATTCCTCGGAATCTGATGCTTCAGATACTTGGTCTCCTTCCATGGAACCAGAAGTTTCAGATACTCGGCCTCCTCTACTGGGCGAGATACAGCCTAAACATAAAGGTCAAAAGACAAGAGAATTCGGAAATCAACCAACGAG CTCAAACTTGCCACTGCCTAGGACGAGGCGGCGTATGAGATTATACTGgacaagagaagaagaagaaaagttgaaG GAGCTTGTGAACAGTTTTCCAACCACTGGAAAGTACCGATGCTGgaagaaaattttggaaaatgGTCGCGATGTATTTCACAAGGATCGAACTCCGAATGATCTGAGAAATAAATGGGGAAAGATGCGGGTGAAAG GCAATGCTGAATTCTGA